The Candidatus Eremiobacterota bacterium genome has a window encoding:
- a CDS encoding Uma2 family endonuclease has translation MIVPARPLDDDELLRLSADNPGWHIEREPDGSLSVSPTSFRNAVRAFEASRQLHEWGQGRGLAASSDGGITLPDKAVRAPDASWISFERWFALSAEQRKKYPEVIPDVVVEIVSYYDSYAAQRRKTERYWQQGAVYAVVIDPESRRVEEFGNPPPGLQLDFDRIIDAGSSPADDAK, from the coding sequence ATGATCGTTCCCGCCCGACCTCTCGACGACGACGAGCTGCTCCGGCTGAGCGCCGACAACCCCGGCTGGCACATCGAACGCGAGCCGGACGGATCGCTCAGCGTGAGCCCGACGTCGTTTCGTAACGCTGTTCGCGCGTTCGAGGCGTCGCGACAGTTGCACGAATGGGGACAGGGCCGTGGTCTGGCGGCGTCATCGGACGGCGGCATCACGCTGCCCGACAAGGCGGTGCGCGCGCCCGACGCGTCGTGGATCTCGTTCGAACGCTGGTTCGCGCTCAGCGCCGAGCAGCGGAAGAAGTACCCGGAGGTCATTCCGGACGTCGTCGTGGAGATCGTTTCGTACTACGATTCGTACGCCGCGCAGCGCCGAAAGACCGAACGCTACTGGCAGCAAGGCGCCGTCTACGCCGTCGTCATCGATCCGGAATCCCGCCGGGTCGAAGAGTTCGGCAACCCTCCGCCCGGCTTGCAGCTCGACTTCGACCGCATCATCGACGCGGGCTCGTCGCCGGCCGACGACGCGAAATGA
- a CDS encoding type II toxin-antitoxin system HicA family toxin has product MKYRDVRLRLRNEGFRLVAVRGSHQQWVHPTNGHKVTVPGSDNDDVPIGTLRSIYRQAGWLWRKGQR; this is encoded by the coding sequence GTGAAATATCGCGACGTGCGGCTTCGGCTTCGGAACGAGGGCTTTCGCCTCGTTGCGGTGCGCGGCAGCCATCAGCAATGGGTACATCCGACGAACGGGCACAAGGTGACGGTTCCGGGCTCGGATAACGACGACGTCCCGATCGGTACGTTGCGAAGCATCTATCGCCAAGCCGGGTGGCTTTGGCGGAAAGGGCAACGATGA
- a CDS encoding Ku protein: MAAHAIWSGAINFGLVTIPVKLFTAVRTNDLRFNFLHKKDDGRIYNERHCTVCGEKVEYADLVRGYEYEKGRYVTVTDDDLKAVRPEATQSVQIVEFVELDQINPMYFDTPYYLEPEKKGRHAYALLRDALIESKKVAIARVVIRSREHIAAVKPNGEALVLELMHFEDELVDQSGFDFPALSEKVAEGERKIAKMLIDTMSAEEFKPEEFHDKYKEDVLAMIESRANGEEIEAPEIRKPQATNVVNLMDVLQRSLEQSKERRKKGAGADDEEEEAKPAKRATAASKKKTSAAKPKRKKTAA, from the coding sequence ATGGCAGCACATGCGATCTGGTCCGGCGCGATCAACTTCGGACTCGTCACGATCCCGGTGAAGCTCTTCACGGCCGTTCGGACGAACGACCTGCGCTTCAACTTCTTGCACAAGAAGGACGACGGCCGCATCTACAACGAGCGGCACTGCACCGTCTGCGGCGAGAAGGTCGAGTACGCCGACCTCGTGCGCGGCTACGAGTACGAGAAGGGCCGCTACGTGACCGTCACCGACGACGATTTGAAAGCGGTCCGGCCCGAGGCGACGCAGTCGGTCCAGATCGTCGAGTTCGTCGAGCTCGACCAGATCAACCCGATGTACTTCGACACGCCGTACTACCTGGAGCCCGAGAAGAAGGGCCGCCACGCCTATGCGCTGCTGCGCGACGCGCTGATCGAGTCGAAGAAGGTCGCGATCGCGCGGGTGGTGATCCGCTCGCGCGAGCACATCGCCGCGGTGAAACCCAACGGCGAGGCGCTGGTGCTGGAGCTGATGCACTTCGAGGACGAGCTGGTCGATCAGAGCGGCTTCGACTTCCCGGCGCTGAGCGAGAAGGTCGCCGAGGGCGAGCGCAAGATCGCGAAGATGCTGATCGACACGATGAGCGCCGAGGAGTTCAAGCCCGAGGAGTTCCACGACAAGTACAAGGAAGACGTCCTGGCGATGATCGAGTCGCGCGCCAACGGCGAAGAGATCGAAGCGCCGGAGATCCGCAAGCCGCAGGCCACGAACGTCGTCAACCTGATGGACGTCCTGCAGCGCTCGCTCGAGCAGTCCAAAGAGCGCCGCAAAAAAGGCGCCGGCGCCGACGACGAAGAGGAAGAAGCGAAGCCCGCCAAGCGCGCGACCGCCGCGTCGAAAAAGAAGACCAGTGCGGCCAAGCCGAAGCGCAAGAAGACTGCGGCCTGA
- a CDS encoding type II toxin-antitoxin system HicB family antitoxin, which translates to MKVCVIYERSKTGWSAYPPGLPGVGAVGQSIAEVRKDVERAIEMHIADMTVDELVEHDTPGEFAELLDVGPPIPDEAHRELLRRNGIAV; encoded by the coding sequence ATGAAAGTTTGTGTCATCTACGAGCGCTCGAAGACCGGCTGGTCCGCGTACCCACCCGGTCTGCCCGGTGTCGGCGCCGTCGGTCAGAGTATCGCCGAAGTACGGAAGGACGTCGAACGCGCGATCGAGATGCACATCGCAGACATGACGGTTGACGAGCTCGTCGAGCACGACACGCCGGGCGAGTTCGCGGAGCTCCTCGACGTGGGTCCCCCAATTCCCGACGAGGCCCATCGCGAGCTGCTGCGGCGCAACGGGATCGCGGTTTAG
- the ligD gene encoding non-homologous end-joining DNA ligase, which translates to MAAKKSETAVAVGGRQVKLTNQDKILFSRDGYTKGDLVAYYRAVAPFILPYLRDNPLTMERFPDGIAVPRGIWEKQMPRYTPDWVERVTIKPSTGEPREVTYVVCNDEATLVWVANLAAVTLHIWYSRVRSLDTPDVILLDLDPGEGCPLARLAKVALAFREELGNVGIVPAVKTTGGMGLHVVIPLKPKYDYEVAKAFAELVARRVHTVLPQDTTLERTISRRPEDLVYLDWVQVGKGKTYVAPFTVRARDGAPVSMPLEWREVEAMRRKRAPETTREMRRWTLANVPKLVAKDGDPWRREGWKPQSLESALSRARSLWE; encoded by the coding sequence GTGGCGGCGAAAAAATCGGAGACCGCCGTCGCGGTCGGCGGCCGTCAGGTCAAGCTGACGAACCAGGACAAGATTCTCTTTTCGCGCGACGGCTACACCAAGGGCGATCTGGTCGCGTACTACCGCGCGGTCGCGCCGTTCATCTTGCCGTACCTGCGCGACAACCCGCTGACGATGGAGCGCTTCCCCGACGGCATCGCGGTCCCGCGCGGGATCTGGGAGAAGCAGATGCCGCGCTACACTCCGGATTGGGTGGAGCGGGTGACGATCAAACCGTCGACCGGGGAGCCGCGCGAGGTGACGTACGTCGTGTGCAACGACGAAGCGACGCTGGTGTGGGTCGCCAACCTGGCCGCGGTCACGCTGCACATCTGGTACTCGCGGGTGCGCTCGCTCGACACGCCGGACGTGATCCTGCTCGACCTCGACCCCGGCGAGGGCTGTCCGCTGGCGCGGCTGGCGAAGGTCGCGCTGGCCTTCCGCGAGGAGCTCGGCAACGTCGGGATCGTCCCGGCGGTGAAGACGACCGGCGGGATGGGACTCCACGTCGTCATCCCGCTTAAGCCGAAGTACGACTACGAGGTGGCCAAGGCGTTTGCCGAGCTGGTCGCCCGCCGCGTCCACACCGTGCTGCCGCAGGACACGACGCTGGAGCGGACGATCTCGCGCCGGCCCGAGGACCTCGTCTACTTGGATTGGGTTCAAGTAGGCAAGGGGAAAACGTACGTCGCGCCGTTCACCGTGCGGGCGCGGGACGGGGCGCCGGTGTCGATGCCGCTGGAATGGCGGGAGGTCGAGGCGATGCGCCGCAAGCGCGCCCCCGAGACGACCCGCGAGATGCGGCGGTGGACGCTCGCGAACGTGCCCAAGCTCGTCGCGAAGGACGGCGACCCGTGGCGGCGCGAGGGATGGAAGCCGCAGTCGCTCGAAAGCGCCCTGTCACGCGCTCGCTCGCTTTGGGAGTAG